TAATCGAATTGgaattaaattgaaaataaacTTACATAAGGTCCATACAATTCAATATTAGAATCCAACATTATATCCCTTAGGTTTTTTCCTCCGCAGGATGTACGAAAATGAATATCAGCACTTCCATCTGGTAATAACACTGactacaaaaacaaaacaatatttatattatatatttacatttatttaattaattaattagtataaCATTTTCTGACTTACATGAACAAATGCACAATTAACAGAAGGTGGTTCATCTGGCTCCTTTGCGTCGGACTTACTCTCCGCCGGGACAGTGCCGACGGCCCTGATTTTAATCCTGGACGGTGGTCTAATATTGGTTAAGGATTTAAGGGTATTCTGTGGAGATTTTAAGGAGCATAAACCGTAAGAGTTCAGTTGAAGAGTTCCCATTTTTCTGGATTTGGTTGATAGTTTTCTGTATTGGATACAGGTTTGGTTTTAGCAATGGCTGTGTGGTGGCTTTTATTTATCTTATccaatatataattaatttcatcacTTATGTGGGATAATAAAAGAATTGGCATATGGGGCCTATATTGCCATTTCCTTTTTCATTTGGAGAAGGGATTTGAGCCAATCTTACCCTTAATTTTCCAAAGTATACATATACTGTTAATATATAGAATGGTAAAAATTTATTCTCTATGTAATTTTGGGCTTAGGCTGTGGCAGAATCAACATTTTACTCTTTAGagtgaaaaaaaagtaaaccaaGGTATATGGATTGACCTTAttgttatcattattattttactCCTATGCAGGTAAAACTGACGTGGCGTTTACCTTAAGTTGGAGTAAGAAAAAATGCACAACCCTTTATTTGTTATGTTTCAATTAACAccctatatataaaaaagacgGGGTGGGCAGGGGCGAACACC
The window above is part of the Euphorbia lathyris chromosome 3, ddEupLath1.1, whole genome shotgun sequence genome. Proteins encoded here:
- the LOC136221957 gene encoding photosynthetic NDH subunit of subcomplex B 3, chloroplastic — protein: MGTLQLNSYGLCSLKSPQNTLKSLTNIRPPSRIKIRAVGTVPAESKSDAKEPDEPPSVNCAFVHSVLLPDGSADIHFRTSCGGKNLRDIMLDSNIELYGPYSRPLLNCAGGGTCATCMVEIIMGKELLNPRTDKEKEKLKKKPKNWRLACQTTVGNPNSTGMLVVQQLPEWKAHEWKYEKALPPQLSQ